In Embleya scabrispora, the DNA window GCCTGCTCGGCGGCGCGCCGCTCCAGGTGAGCGGCCCCACCGCGGGCCTGACGGTGATCGTGGCCGGTCTCGTACAAAACCACGGCTGGCGGGTGACCTGCCTGGTCACCGTCGGCGCCGGCCTGCTGCAGATCCTGCTCGGCGTGGCCAGGGTGGCCCGGGCCACCCTGGCCCTGTCGCCGGCCGTCGTGCACGGTGTCGTGGCCGGCATCGGCGTGGTGATCGCGCTGGCCCAACTGCACGTGGTCCTGGGCGGCGCGCCGCAACACTCGGCCTGGGAGAACCTGCGCGAACTGCCCCGTCAGGTCGCGGGCCTGCACACCCCCGCGGTCGCCGTCGGGATGATCACCGTGGCCCTGCTGCTCGGTTGGCCGCTGCTCGGCCGACTCCCCGGCCGCGGCGCGGCGTTGCGCCGAGTGCCGGCGCCGCTGGTCGCGGTCTCCCTGGCCACCGCGTGCGCGAGCGTGCTGCACCTGGACGTGGCGCGGGTGGACCTGTCCTCGGTCGTGTTCACCACCCCGGTGCTGCCCCCGTCGGGCGCGTGGGGCGCGATCGCGGTCGGCGTGGTCAGCGTGGCGCTGGTCTCCGGGATGGAGTCGCTGCTCTCGGCCGCGGCGGTCGACCGGCTGCACGACGGGCCGCGCGCCCGACTCGATCGTGAACTGATCGGCCAGGGTGTGGGCAACGTGGTCTCCGGCGCGATCGGCGGCTACCCCGTCACCGGCGTGGCGATCCGCTCGGTGACCAACGTGCGGGCCGGCGCGGTAACTCGGGCCGCGACGATCCTGCACGGTGTGTGGGTGATGGTGTTCGTGGTCCTGCTCGGCACGCTCGTCGAGCGCATTCCGCTCGCCGTGCTGGCCGCCCTGGTGATGGCGGTCGGCCTCCAGATGGTCAGCCTCGCGCACATCCGGCATGTACACCGCCACCGCGAATTCCCGGCCTACGCCGCGACGATCGCGGGCGTGGTCCTGGCCGGGGTGCTCCAGGGTGTGCTGCTCGGCGTGGTGGTCGCGGTGTGCACCGCGCTGTACCGGCTCAGCCGCAGCACCGTGCGGGTCCACCCCGGCGACGGGGTGCTGCACGTGGAGGTGCACGGCTCGCTCACCTTCCTGTCGGTGCCGCGACTGTCGCGCGTGCTCGCCAAGTTGCCGCCCGGGGAGCACGTGGTGGTGGACATGACGGTGGACTACCTCGACCAGGCCGCGTTCGAGGCCGTGCACTCGTGGCGTGCCGGCTACCTCGCGCGCGGCGGCCGGGTGGACATCGAGGAGATCCACGACGGTTGTTACGAGCGGGCCGCCGGCGGCGCCCCGGGGCCTCGGCGCTCCCGACTGACCCCGTCGCCGCGCTGGTTCGCGCCGTGGTGGCACTGGCAGCGCGCGTGTCCGCGCGAGGACGGCACCGCGTCCCAGGCCCTGGTGGCCGGCGCCCGCGAGTTCCGGCAGCGCACCGCGCCCCTGGTCCAACCGTTCCTGGAACGACTCGCGCTGGAGGGGCAGAAGCCGGCGCAACTGTTCATCACCTGCGCCGACTCGCGGATCGTGCCGAACCTGATCACCGCGAGCGGTCCCGGCGACCTGTTCACCGTGCGCAACGTCGGCAATCTGGTGCCGCGCGGCGACACCTCCCGGGTCGACCCGGGCACGGGCGACGCGTCGGTGGGCGCGGCGATCGAATACGCGGTGTCGGTGCTCGGAGTGCGCAGCATCACCGTGTGCGGGCACTCCGGCTGCGGGGCGATGAAGGCGCTGCTCGACAAGGTCGGCACGGTGCCGGACCCCGGATCGGGGTCCGGTGCCACGCCGCACCTGGATCGCTGGCTGCGGCACGGCGACGCGTCGCTGGCCCGCTTCACCGCCGAGTCCGCGCCGACCGTGACCGGTCGTACCGTGCCGCCGGTGGAGCGGTTGTGCCTGACCAACGTGGTCCAGCAACTGGACAACCTGCTCGACCACACGGTGGTCGCGCAGGCGGTGGCGGCGGGCCGACTGCGGTTGTTCGGGCTCTACTTCGACCTCGCGTCCGCGCAGATGCACCTCTACGACGCGGTGCGTGGCGACTTCGGTCCGGTGGACGCGGAACGGGCCGAGTCCGGGGCGCTCCCGGAGGTCGTCCCGACGGGCGCCGAAGATCACACTTTTCCGGCCCTCAACCCCGGATAGCCGGCCCGTACCCTCGCCCGGTCGGCCACGATGCGTCCTGTGTCTCGAAGTGGTCTAAACCAATCTCCGTGCTCCTCTTGCCGGCTCGGGCCGGTCCCTGATGAGCTACGGCAGAGAAGAGACCGCAGCCGCACGGAGGAGTACGCGTGAGCAACGCAGACCGGAACACGGGAGACAAGGCCGGCGAGGCACTGTCGAACCTGCTGCGCGAGGAGCGCCGCTTCGCACCTCCGCCCGCGCTCGCGGCCGACGCCAACGTCAAGGCCGACGCGTACGACCGGGCGGAGGCCGATCGGCTCGGCTTCTGGGCCGAGCAGGCCCGGCGGCTCGACTGGGCGGTCGAGCCGCAGGAGACGCTGGACTGGTCGACGCCCCCGTTCGCGAAGTGGTTCGCCGACGGCAAGCTGAACGTGGCCTACAACTGCGTCGACCGGCACGTCGAGGCGGGTCACGGCGACCGGGTCGCGATCCATTTCGAGGGCGAGCCGGGCGACACCCGCACGCTCACCTACGCCGACCTCAAGCGCGAGGTCTCCAAGGCGGCCAACGCGCTGACCTCGCTGGGCGTCGAGGCGGGCGACCGGGTGGCGATCTACCTGCCGATGATCCCGGAGGCGGTGATCTCGATGCTGGCGTGCGCGCGCATCGGCGCCCCGCACTCGGTGGTCTTCGGCGGCTTCTCCGCGGACGCGGTCTCCTCACGTGTCACCGACAACGACGCGCGGATCGTGATCACCGCCGACGGCGGCTACCGGCGCGGCAAGCCGTCGGCGCTCAAGCCCGCCATCGACGAGGCGCTGACGTCCTGTCCGGACGTGCGCAACGTGCTGGTCGTGCGGCGCACCGGCGGCGACGTCGCGTGGACCGAGGGCCGCGACATCTGGTGGCACGACCTGGTCGACGCGCAGTCGGAGGAGCACGAGCCGCAGCCGTTCGACGCCGAGCACCCGCTGTTCATCCTGTACACGTCGGGAACCACCGGTAAGCCCAAGGGCATCCTGCACACCTCCGGCGGCTATCTGACCCAGGCGAGCTACACCCACCACGCGGTCTTCGACCTCAAGCCCGAGACCGACGTGTACTGGTGCACCGCCGACATCGGCTGGGTCACCGGACACTCCTACATCACCTACGGCCCGCTCTCCAACGGCGCCACCCAGGTCATGTACGAGGGCA includes these proteins:
- the acs gene encoding acetate--CoA ligase; this encodes MSNADRNTGDKAGEALSNLLREERRFAPPPALAADANVKADAYDRAEADRLGFWAEQARRLDWAVEPQETLDWSTPPFAKWFADGKLNVAYNCVDRHVEAGHGDRVAIHFEGEPGDTRTLTYADLKREVSKAANALTSLGVEAGDRVAIYLPMIPEAVISMLACARIGAPHSVVFGGFSADAVSSRVTDNDARIVITADGGYRRGKPSALKPAIDEALTSCPDVRNVLVVRRTGGDVAWTEGRDIWWHDLVDAQSEEHEPQPFDAEHPLFILYTSGTTGKPKGILHTSGGYLTQASYTHHAVFDLKPETDVYWCTADIGWVTGHSYITYGPLSNGATQVMYEGTPDTPHQGRWWEIVAKYGVTILYTAPTAIRTCMKWGDDIPAKFDLSSLRILGSVGEPINPEAWIWYREHIGAGKTPIVDTWWQTETGAIMISPLPGVTSTKPGSAQRALPGISAKVVDDTATEVGNGGGGYLVLDQPWPSMLRTIWGDDQRFKDTYWSRFEDLYFAGDGAKKDDDGDIWLLGRVDDVMLVSGHNISTTEVESALVSHPKVAESAVVGATDATTGQAIVAFVILRGSASESAELVAELREHVGKVLGPIAKPKRILPVAELPKTRSGKIMRRLLRDVAENRTLGDVTTLTDSSVMDLISSQLPSAPTED
- a CDS encoding SulP family inorganic anion transporter; translated protein: MPVAPVATPAPVSRAASARADLGASLVVFLVAVPLSLGIALAAGAPLGAGIISAVVGGIVVGLLGGAPLQVSGPTAGLTVIVAGLVQNHGWRVTCLVTVGAGLLQILLGVARVARATLALSPAVVHGVVAGIGVVIALAQLHVVLGGAPQHSAWENLRELPRQVAGLHTPAVAVGMITVALLLGWPLLGRLPGRGAALRRVPAPLVAVSLATACASVLHLDVARVDLSSVVFTTPVLPPSGAWGAIAVGVVSVALVSGMESLLSAAAVDRLHDGPRARLDRELIGQGVGNVVSGAIGGYPVTGVAIRSVTNVRAGAVTRAATILHGVWVMVFVVLLGTLVERIPLAVLAALVMAVGLQMVSLAHIRHVHRHREFPAYAATIAGVVLAGVLQGVLLGVVVAVCTALYRLSRSTVRVHPGDGVLHVEVHGSLTFLSVPRLSRVLAKLPPGEHVVVDMTVDYLDQAAFEAVHSWRAGYLARGGRVDIEEIHDGCYERAAGGAPGPRRSRLTPSPRWFAPWWHWQRACPREDGTASQALVAGAREFRQRTAPLVQPFLERLALEGQKPAQLFITCADSRIVPNLITASGPGDLFTVRNVGNLVPRGDTSRVDPGTGDASVGAAIEYAVSVLGVRSITVCGHSGCGAMKALLDKVGTVPDPGSGSGATPHLDRWLRHGDASLARFTAESAPTVTGRTVPPVERLCLTNVVQQLDNLLDHTVVAQAVAAGRLRLFGLYFDLASAQMHLYDAVRGDFGPVDAERAESGALPEVVPTGAEDHTFPALNPG